The sequence GAGGTGTTTCCAAGCCCAAGTGATAGGACGGAAGTGGGGAGGAGATTTCTAGCTGAGGATCCAAGCCATCCCGGAGGTCTTGGCATAGCGATAAGTGAAGCCATTGAGGATGTTTTAAAAGATGAGAACGCCCGTTATTCCCTTGGCAGCGTCTTAAACCACGTCCTAATGCACCAAACGGTCATCGGGCTTGAGGCAAAGGAGCAGATAAGAGAATTTGAAGAGCCCGATGTGATAATCGGCTGCGTAGGCGGAGGGAGCAATTTCGCTGGTTTGGCATATCCATTTGTTAAAGACGTTTTGAAGGGAAAAGAAGAGTATGAGTTCATAGCTGTTGAACCCAAAGCCGCTCCAACAATGACTTCGGGGGTTTATGCCTACGACTACGGGGACTCAGGAAGGCTAACTCCGAAGATGAAGATGCACACCCTTGGCCATACATACTATGTGCCCCCAATTCACGCCGGAGGGCTGAGATACCACGGGCTAGCTCCAACGCTAAGCGTTCTCGTGAACCATGGCATTGTGAAGCCTGTAGCTTATCACCAGACGGAGGTCTTTGATGCAGCCACCCTCTTTGCAAAAGCCGAAGGGATAGTTCCAGCTCCAGAGAGTGCCCACGCGATAAAGGCGGCAATCGACATAGCACTTCGGGCAAAAGAGCAAGAGGAGGAGAAAGTTATACTGTTCAACCTGAGCGGCCATGGACTTCTTGACCTTAAGGGATACGAGGATTTTTTGGAGGGAAGACTGGAAGATTATGAGCCCAAGGAAATTCCAGTGTTGAACGGGCTTTTCTGATTTTTATTATTTTTGCAGTGTCTAGGAGAAAGATTAATATAGTAGAAATTTGAATCTACTATGGAGGTGAGTATAGTATGCCACTCACAAAAGTCACCCGGAACTACCAGATAACGATCCCCGCAGAGATCAGGAAGGCTCTTGGGATTAAGGAAGGTGAAGTGCTTGAAGTGAAGCTCGAAGACGGGAGGATTATTATAGAACGGCCCAAAAAAGAAAGGAAAACCCTCAAGCTCGGCAAAAAGATATCTCCTGAGGAAATTGAGAAATCCATAGAAGAGGGGATGAAAGAATGTCTGCAGTGATAGATACCAATGTTTTGATTTATGACACCTTTAGCGACTCTGGCTTCCATGAAAAGGCGAGAAGCCTTCTGAATTCTCTCGATAAATGGTACGTTCCATCGATAGTGCTTCAGGAGTATGTGTGGTTCTTTAAAAACCAAGGGTTTTCAGTTAAGGAAGCTAGGACGATGCTCTTAGAGTACACCTCTGACCCGAGGTTTAGAAGCCTCGTCGATGATTATAAGATAATCCTCCGCGCCCTTGAGCTCCTTGAAAGGGAGAAGCTCTCTCTATCGCGCTTCAATGACACGGTAATTCTCATTCACGCGCTGGAGAAAGGTTATTTGGCAACTTTTGACCAAAGGCTCAGAAAGCTTGCGACAAAGCTCGGAGTCAAAGTTTTGCCGAAGGAGTTTTGAGGTTTTAAGATAAAAATTGAAGTAGATTAAAGATCTCTAAATTATTCAGACTGAAGCCTCTCCACAAGCTCCCTCAACTTCTCCTTCCCGTCGTTTAAGATCGGCTTTCCATGACTTGGCAGTAAATGCACGAAATCAACCTCCAAAAGTCTTTTTATGGCTTCCCTGTTCTTCATTGGATCGAGGGAATAATGGTGCGGAATCTCTTCAAGCCTTCCGTTTTCCTCCATAACCAAATCCCCCACAAAGAGAGCTTTTGTCTCCAAGTCGAGCAAACAAATGCTCCCGGGAGTATGCCCCGGAGAGTGGATAACTCTCAGCCCCTCGATCTCATCTCCGTCGTTCAGCTCTATTTCAACATCAACTGGTTCTATTTCTCTCCTGTAGGTTTTCTCTCCCTTCAAATAGGGGACCTCGTCTTTATGGGCTGCAACATTTGCACTGGTTGCGTCTTTAAGGTTTTTTAAAGAGCCCACATGGTCGTAGTGGGCATGGGTTACTATTATTACCTCCACATCCTCTGGAACGTAGCCGAGCTTTTCTATGTACCTCAAAACCTTCTCATACTCCTCTGGAAGTCCGGCATCTATAAGGAGAAGCTTTTCTCCCCTTTCTATCAGATAGACGTTTGCAAAAGTTTCATCTACCAGGTGGATTCCTCCAACAACTCTCATAGGGGTCACCAAAAATATATTCTCCCTTAAACCTTAAAGTAATTTTGTGTAGTTAAAACCAAAAGATTTAAGTAGGATTTTTATTTACATTAAGTTAGATAAGAGGAAGATGTCACTCTCATCACGGGGTGAGACTATGGAGGAGCATGGAAGGTTACTTGATGTCCTTGGAAACGAGACGAGAAGGAGGATACTGCTCTTGCTTACCAAACGACCCTACTTTGTAAGCGAGCTCTCGAAGGAATTGGGAGTTGGGCAAAAGGCTATCCTTGAGCACCTTAGAATACTTGAGAGTGCTGGGCTGATTGAGGGCAGGATAGAGAAGATTCCGAGGGGCAGGCCTAGGAAGTACTACCAAATAAAGAGGGGCATTAGGTTGGAGGTTCTCCTCACGCCGTATTCCTTCGGCACCGAGATGTATGAGCCAAAAGCCCCAAGACAAACGAAGGAATATGAGGAGATAAAGCAGCTCATAAAGTCCCAAGAACCAATTGAAGAAAAAATCAGAGAACTTTCTTCCTTCTTAAGTGAGATAGAGCAAAAAATAGACGAGTATATGAGAATGAAGAGCGAGCTTGAAGATGTCAGAATGCTCACTGAGACTTACATAAAGAGCCTTATGCGCAGAATTGCCAGAGAAAGCGAGGAGCAGTTTGATGAGCTTTTGAAGGAATTCGAGGATATACTCCCAAGAGAAATCCTTGAGGATTTAAAAAGGATAAAGAGAGAACTGATTTAGAGGATTTTTCCTTCTTCCTTAAGTCTTACAAGCCTTGTTATGTAGCCAGCTATTCTGTTCCTTATTGTTTTGCTTGTGACGTTTGTTAGCTCCTCAACCTTCTTTTTGTTGTGCTCAAAGTCCCTTGTGAACTCGTTTGGATACCTGTTGAAGAGCTCTCTCGCGGTTCTCTTAATGAAACCTTGCTTAATGTTTCCCATTCCTCATCCCTCCGATAATCTTAATTTCCACACCCAAATCAAGTGAGGCTGTTTTAAACTTTTCCCAGCCAAATTTATAAAGCTTCCCTTTAAAGGTTTTTACCACCTGAAAGCCTCGCCCCTTTAGGGCGGGGATGCAGAAATTCTGAGTTTGATCCTTTGAAATGTCGAAAGCCTTAAATACTTTTTCCTCTTAATAAGGCCTCGGGGAGGCCGTCTTAAAGGTGCTCTTTGAGAGGGCTTTCGTTGTGTCCTCCCTTTAGGGAGGATGACGCCGTAAGGCGTCCTTTGAGAACCGCCCCCTTAGGTGGTAAAAGCTCGTGGAGCAGCCTCTAAGGCGATAACCCCAATCCCGCTTGGGCGGGTAGGGGTAACGGGCCTAAGACCGGGCCTGTGGGCCAAACCGAAACTGGCGACGGGAGTAGGTGATGGACCCACAAACCGATGAAACTTCTGAAGGAGGGGATTCCTCTCGGGAGTCATAACCCCTCCTTCAGGGGCGGGGAGGAGGTCAGATGATTAAGGAAACCATCATCTGCTACGGGCATGAAAACGTAAAGGCAACCCACCGCTCAACGCTGGAAATAACGAAGGAGGATTACCTAACGCCAAGGGGAGACTGCATAATATGCATAAAAGCCAACAAAGCCCTTAAAGACCTAAGTGATGAGTTAAAAGAAGCCCTGAAAAAGGGCAAAAAAATAAAGATAAGGATAATTGTTGATGATATTGTTGATGAGCTTGAGGCATTTGGAGACGAGAGGCTGAGCTTTGAGAGCGATGTTTCTATGGTGATAAGAAAGAGCGACTACGTTGATGGGAGAACTTTGGCAGTAAAAGCAAACAAAGCCGCGAAGGACATTAAAAGGGAACTTGTGGAGAAGCTGAAAAATCCGGGGCAGAAAGTGATTGTTGAGATAATTGTGGAATGATGAGACTTTGAGGTAAGGTTCTTATCGAAAGATTTTTATTACATAGAACGTAATTTACATGGGGTGTAAATTACATGGTATGTAAAAACTTTTTCAGCACTAGACCTATTATGGAGGAGGAGTGCCTTTGGGGAGAAGGGCACAGAAATACGGCTGAAAAACTTTTTCAAGCAGTTCTTAGGGGAAATATTTCTGTTCTCTTAGGCCCGAGGCGTGTAGGAAAGACGAGCGTTGTTAATGTGGTCGCTGAAAAGTTCACGAAAAGAAGAAACCATCACTACATATACTTCAACTTTTCTCGCTTCATTGGTGCTAGGGCTATTTCGATATCCGATGTAGAGCCAAAAAGAACATCTCTAAGACTTATAACCATGAGTAAGAGCTACGCCCTTTCCCTTCGCGGGATTTCTGTCGAAGTCAGGAAGACAAGCATAGAGGAGTTTACTTCGGACTTTTCTACTCTTGTGAGAGTGCTATCTCAAAACTCAGCAAGAGGACTCCTTATTTTTGACGAGGCCCAGGTGCTTGCTAGATTGAAAAACTTGGATTTTCGTGGTTTACTTCAGGAGATAACGGACAGTTATCCGAACATATCCCTGATTTTTACAGGCTCAATGCCCGGTCTACTTATGGAGTATTTGAATCCCGATGCCAGTAAGCCAAACTTTATGCGCTCGGCCGAGATATTTACACTCCCGCGCTGGAGCGTGGTGGAGGGCGTAGAATTTTTGAGAAGAGGTTTTGAAAGCTATGGTATTAATGTAAAAAATGAACTCGAACTTGAAAGGGCTGTAAGGGAGCTTGGAGGCGTTCCAGGTTTTGTTTCTTATTATGGATTAACTGTAACAAACCTTGTAAGGAGGGGAGTTGCTGTAGAAAAAGCTCTTCCAAGGGCACTAGAAGAGAGCAGAAAATATGCCCTTGATGAGTGGAAAAAGGATTTGGAAGCTTTCTTGAACGTTTACAGCAGCCCCATTTATGTTGAAGTGCTTAGAGTCCTCGCTAATGTATATCCCAGCGCACTTAGGGGGGCGGAGGTTTACAGAGAGCTTGAGAAGGCAGAAAAGGCACCTAGGAGAATTCAGCATATCTACAAGTATCTAGACACTCTTGAAAAAGCAGGATTCATACGTTCGGAAGGAGGAAGATATTGGATAGAGGATCCCCTCCTTAGAGTCCTTCTGATGTCTCCCTAACCCTTATATCTTGCTCTGCTTTAATACCCTACGGTGATTTACATGGTGAATCGAGAGGAACTTCTCTCTTATGGAGATATAAAGGCTAAGGAAATCGCTTTAATTCTGATGGAAGAGGCGATAAAAAGCGCTGACCCCTATGAAGCGGTAAAAAGAGCACTAAAGGTTGAGGACGGCAAGCTTATTGTTAAAGGAAAAGAGTTCCTGATAAGGGGAAAAATCTATGTTTTGGCATTTGGAAAGGCAGCATGTTCGATGGCAAAAGCCGTTGAAGAGGTTCTGGGTGAGAAGATTGCCGGGGGAATAGCGGTGACTAAGTACGGCTATTCATTGCCTCTCAAAAAGATCAAGGTAATTGAAGCGGGGCATCCAGTGCCGGATGAAAATTCAGTAAAGGGTGCTCAGCTCGGGGTAGAGCTTGCAAAAAAAGTTAAGGAAAACGACACCCTCCTCGTCCTCATCTCCGGTGGTGGGAGCGCGCTTTTCACCCTTCCAGAGGACGGGATAAGCTTTGAGGACAAGATGAAAACGAATGAGCTCCTCCTTAAAAGCGGGGCGAAGATCTATGAGATCAACACCGTCAGAAAGCACATCTCAAAGGTTAAAGGGGGTAAGCTGGCGAAGCTCGTGAAGGGGACTCTGATAAGCCTTATCCTCTCAGATGTCGTTGGCGATCCCCTCGAAGCTATAGCCTCCGGACCAACTGTAAAAGACCCCACAACGTTTAAGGACGCCTACAGGATACTCAAGCTCTACAACCTCTGGGATAAGCTTCCTGAAAGCGTGAGAAGGCACATAGAGCTTGGCCTTGAGGGAAAAGTTGAGGAAACCCTAAAGGAAGACCTTCCCAACGTCCACAACTTCCTTATAGCGAGCAACGCCTTGGCATGTGAAGCAGCAGAGAGAAAAGCTAGAGAGCTCGGACTCAATGCGCATATTCTCACAACGACCCTTGAAGGAGAAGCCAAGGAAGTGGCAATAGCTTTTGGCTCAATAATAGAGGAGATTTACCATAGGAGTAGGCCCTTTAAAAGGCCCTGCATCTTAATAGCCGGTGGAGAAACAACGGTAACGATAGAGGGTGAAGCCGGTCTTGGAGGGCCGAACCAGGAGTTTGCCTTGAGCATAACGAGAAAAATAGCAAACCTTAGAGGAGTTGCGGTTTTGGCTATGGATACAGATGGAACTGACGGCCCAACGGATGCCGCCGGTGGATTGGTGGACGGCTACACTCTGGAAGCCCTTAAAAAAGAGGGCATAGATGTCGAGGAGCATTTAAGGAGGCACAACGCTTATGAGGCTTTAAAGAAAGCAAAAGCTCTGCTTGTAACGGGCCCAACAAGGACGAACGTTAACTCAATAGTTATTGCTGTTATTCTTTAATAATTTGGAATTCTGTTCTGTTTTTTGCTTGATTTTTTGAATTTTATGGAGCCCTAATAGGGGGACTGAGTGCAATTTTGACAAAATGGCAACTTTTTCTTCGAAAAAACTATATAGGTAATCTAAACTTTTGGGAGTAAGGTGAGCTAAAATGGGTGATTTACAAACTCTCCAGAATAGTGGTTAAATTTGGAGGAAGTTCGATTAGGAACTCTTTTGAAGATGCCTTAGAGCTTGTCCAGAAATTCTGGGAGAAAAAAAGTGAAGTTGTTGTCGTTTTGTCCGCACTTAAAGGAGTCACAGACCTTTTGTTGGAGCTTGCAGAAAGGAAAAGCCCGGAGCTTCTAGAGGAGTTTACGAACATACACTTGGCTACGGCTGAGAAATTTGGCGTCAATATAGACATCGAGGAGGAACTTAAGGAACTTAGGTTTGTGCTGAAAAATGAAAGAGCTTTCCCAAGTAAGAAGGCATACACAGATCATGTCTTCTCCTTCGGCGAAAGACTATCAGTTAAACTCTTTTCAAGCACACTAAACGAGAGGGGTATAGAGAGTGCTCCAATTGATGCCTTCTATTTGGTAGAAACAAACGGAAACTTTGGGAATGCTGAAGTGAATCTGGAAAAAACAAAGAATAATCTCTGGATGCTCGAGGAGCTATTAAAAGCGGGCAAGGTACCTGTTGTGACAGGATTTCTAGGGAAGTTCAATAGCCTTAGGACAACACTTGGGAGAGGAGGAAGTGATTACACGGCCTCAGTTTTAGGGCGTCTCTTGAATGCCAGAGCAGTTTTGATCATGAGTGACGTGAAAGGAATCTATACGGCTAATCCAAGAATAGTCAAAAATGTCAGGATTATTCCGTTTATCTCATATGATGAAGCTTTAATTGCCTCAAAACTTGGGTTAAAAGCTTTACACGAACGAGCCATCGAGCCTGTAAAAAATAGGGTCCCATTGATCTTTGGAAGGACAAACAAATGGAGATTAGGCACGCTAGTTTCAAATTTTACCCTTAAAATACCGTTAATTACCTACAAGATTATTGGGGAAAAAGCAAAGATTGGAGTGATTGGAGCTTCTTGTAGTGTGCCCTACCCAGTTGTTGAACAAAAAGAAGAATACACGTGTTTTATGGTTGGTAAGGCTGAGCTTGAGGATGTTTTGAATGAAGTTCATGAGGTGATTTTTGGTGAAAGTTCTAGCTCCAGCAACAATAGCGAACTTTGGGCCGGGATTTGATGTCTTTGGTTTATGTCTTGCCAAGCCTGTGGATGTAATAGTCTTCAAAGAAAGTGATGAGGTAACATTAGAGGTTGAAGGATTTGATGTGC comes from Thermococcus litoralis DSM 5473 and encodes:
- a CDS encoding TrpB-like pyridoxal phosphate-dependent enzyme, translating into MKAVLPDEKIPKFWYNILPDLPEPLEPPLDPETEKPIEPEKLLRIFAEELVKQEMSRERYVEIPREVRELYAKIGRPTPLFRATNLEKRLRTPARIYFKYEGATVTGSHKINTALAQAYYAKKQGIERLVTETGAGQWGTALSLAGALIGLRVRVYMARASYQQKPYRRVLMNIYGAEVFPSPSDRTEVGRRFLAEDPSHPGGLGIAISEAIEDVLKDENARYSLGSVLNHVLMHQTVIGLEAKEQIREFEEPDVIIGCVGGGSNFAGLAYPFVKDVLKGKEEYEFIAVEPKAAPTMTSGVYAYDYGDSGRLTPKMKMHTLGHTYYVPPIHAGGLRYHGLAPTLSVLVNHGIVKPVAYHQTEVFDAATLFAKAEGIVPAPESAHAIKAAIDIALRAKEQEEEKVILFNLSGHGLLDLKGYEDFLEGRLEDYEPKEIPVLNGLF
- a CDS encoding AbrB/MazE/SpoVT family DNA-binding domain-containing protein; the protein is MPLTKVTRNYQITIPAEIRKALGIKEGEVLEVKLEDGRIIIERPKKERKTLKLGKKISPEEIEKSIEEGMKECLQ
- a CDS encoding PIN domain-containing protein, producing the protein MSAVIDTNVLIYDTFSDSGFHEKARSLLNSLDKWYVPSIVLQEYVWFFKNQGFSVKEARTMLLEYTSDPRFRSLVDDYKIILRALELLEREKLSLSRFNDTVILIHALEKGYLATFDQRLRKLATKLGVKVLPKEF
- a CDS encoding MBL fold metallo-hydrolase, translating into MRVVGGIHLVDETFANVYLIERGEKLLLIDAGLPEEYEKVLRYIEKLGYVPEDVEVIIVTHAHYDHVGSLKNLKDATSANVAAHKDEVPYLKGEKTYRREIEPVDVEIELNDGDEIEGLRVIHSPGHTPGSICLLDLETKALFVGDLVMEENGRLEEIPHHYSLDPMKNREAIKRLLEVDFVHLLPSHGKPILNDGKEKLRELVERLQSE
- a CDS encoding ArsR family transcriptional regulator, with product MEEHGRLLDVLGNETRRRILLLLTKRPYFVSELSKELGVGQKAILEHLRILESAGLIEGRIEKIPRGRPRKYYQIKRGIRLEVLLTPYSFGTEMYEPKAPRQTKEYEEIKQLIKSQEPIEEKIRELSSFLSEIEQKIDEYMRMKSELEDVRMLTETYIKSLMRRIARESEEQFDELLKEFEDILPREILEDLKRIKRELI
- a CDS encoding 30S ribosomal protein S17e translates to MGNIKQGFIKRTARELFNRYPNEFTRDFEHNKKKVEELTNVTSKTIRNRIAGYITRLVRLKEEGKIL
- a CDS encoding DUF371 domain-containing protein, which encodes MIKETIICYGHENVKATHRSTLEITKEDYLTPRGDCIICIKANKALKDLSDELKEALKKGKKIKIRIIVDDIVDELEAFGDERLSFESDVSMVIRKSDYVDGRTLAVKANKAAKDIKRELVEKLKNPGQKVIVEIIVE
- a CDS encoding AAA family ATPase — translated: MVCKNFFSTRPIMEEECLWGEGHRNTAEKLFQAVLRGNISVLLGPRRVGKTSVVNVVAEKFTKRRNHHYIYFNFSRFIGARAISISDVEPKRTSLRLITMSKSYALSLRGISVEVRKTSIEEFTSDFSTLVRVLSQNSARGLLIFDEAQVLARLKNLDFRGLLQEITDSYPNISLIFTGSMPGLLMEYLNPDASKPNFMRSAEIFTLPRWSVVEGVEFLRRGFESYGINVKNELELERAVRELGGVPGFVSYYGLTVTNLVRRGVAVEKALPRALEESRKYALDEWKKDLEAFLNVYSSPIYVEVLRVLANVYPSALRGAEVYRELEKAEKAPRRIQHIYKYLDTLEKAGFIRSEGGRYWIEDPLLRVLLMSP
- a CDS encoding glycerate kinase type-2 family protein, whose translation is MVNREELLSYGDIKAKEIALILMEEAIKSADPYEAVKRALKVEDGKLIVKGKEFLIRGKIYVLAFGKAACSMAKAVEEVLGEKIAGGIAVTKYGYSLPLKKIKVIEAGHPVPDENSVKGAQLGVELAKKVKENDTLLVLISGGGSALFTLPEDGISFEDKMKTNELLLKSGAKIYEINTVRKHISKVKGGKLAKLVKGTLISLILSDVVGDPLEAIASGPTVKDPTTFKDAYRILKLYNLWDKLPESVRRHIELGLEGKVEETLKEDLPNVHNFLIASNALACEAAERKARELGLNAHILTTTLEGEAKEVAIAFGSIIEEIYHRSRPFKRPCILIAGGETTVTIEGEAGLGGPNQEFALSITRKIANLRGVAVLAMDTDGTDGPTDAAGGLVDGYTLEALKKEGIDVEEHLRRHNAYEALKKAKALLVTGPTRTNVNSIVIAVIL
- a CDS encoding aspartate kinase; translation: MIYKLSRIVVKFGGSSIRNSFEDALELVQKFWEKKSEVVVVLSALKGVTDLLLELAERKSPELLEEFTNIHLATAEKFGVNIDIEEELKELRFVLKNERAFPSKKAYTDHVFSFGERLSVKLFSSTLNERGIESAPIDAFYLVETNGNFGNAEVNLEKTKNNLWMLEELLKAGKVPVVTGFLGKFNSLRTTLGRGGSDYTASVLGRLLNARAVLIMSDVKGIYTANPRIVKNVRIIPFISYDEALIASKLGLKALHERAIEPVKNRVPLIFGRTNKWRLGTLVSNFTLKIPLITYKIIGEKAKIGVIGASCSVPYPVVEQKEEYTCFMVGKAELEDVLNEVHEVIFGESSSSSNNSELWAGI